A window of Syntrophorhabdaceae bacterium genomic DNA:
GAAAACTTGTTGTCGACGCCAAAAAGCCGTTTGTCATCGATGCAGACGGCATCAATGCCTTTGAAGGGCATCTCAAAGTCTTGAGCAAACTCAAGGCAGAAGCGGTGCTGACCCCCCATCCCGGAGAGTTTGCGCGCCTGACCGGTACGACGCCACAGGCCGTGAACGCAGACAGGATAGGGGCCGGCGTGAAATTCGTCCAGAAGTACGGGGTAAACCTCCTTCTGAAGGGTGCACGAAGTATCCTCTTCACGAGTGATAAGGAAATATTCATCAATCCTACCGGAAATGCCGCACTCGCAAAAGGCGGGAGCGGAGACATCCTCACGGGGTTTATCGGGGGATTGGCGGCCCAGGGATACACGCTTCAAGAGTCGGCCACACTTGGCGCGTACCTGCACGGGTACATGGCGGACCTGTGGACAGACGAGAGGGGCGATACGGACCTTCTCGCAACCGATCTTCTCCACGGGATTGGCAGGGCGGTGAAGGAAATTCGGAATGGAGAAGAGAGAATTTATATCGAGAAGTCCCTCTGAAACGTTCGATATCGGGGATCGCATAGGAAGACAGGCGAACCGCGGCGAAGTGTATGCCCTGTACGGGGAGCTTGGATCCGGAAAAACCCATCTGGTGAAGGGTATTGCGCGGGGCATGGGGGTACCCGATTGGGAATACGTGATGAGCCCTTCCTTTGCTATCATGAATCTCTATGAAGGAACATCCGTACTCTGCCACGTGGATCTCTACAGAATAGAAGCCGACGAGGTTCACGATCTTAATCTCGAAGAGTTTCTGGACACGGGGATTGTGGTCGTGGAATGGGCCGATAAAGGCCTTCCGTGGAACGACAATATCGAGATCCAGGTAGAAATTACTGGAGAAAATGAACGAAAAATTGTTATGATCAAACGATAAGGCAGCGGCTTGGCTCGCGGTATGTATACGGCGAGCGCTGACTGTCCATAGAGAAAGCTGAGTCTTGGAGGAAACAGGCATGCTTGTGGTGCAGAAATACGGCGGAACTTCAGTCAAAGATATTGAGCGTATACGGAACGTGGCGAACAAAGCCATTGCGTACAAAAAAAGGGGAATGGATGTGATTGTCGTCGTGTCAGCTATGTCAGGGGAGACGGATAGGCTCCTTAATATTGCCCATGACGTTGCGAAATTTCCCGATGAGAGAGAGCTTGATGTGCTGATCTCTACGGGGGAACAGGTTACCTCAGCCCTTCTGGCGATTACCCTCAAAGAGATGGGCCAGGATGCCATTTCTCTGCAGGCAGATCAGATACCCATCGTGAGTGATTCGAGTTTTGGTTCGGCTCGCATAGCCCGCATAGAAAGTGACAACATTCTTACTGAGCTCAAGGCGGGGAAAATAGTTGTGGTGCCGGGTTTTCAGGGTATTACGGAACAAGGGCATATCACGACGCTCGGCAGGGGAGGATCGGACACGACCGCGGTGGCCCTTGCAGCGGCCCTCAAAGCTGACGTTTGCGAGATCTACACCGATGTGGATGGCGTGTATACGACGGACCCGAATATCTGCGAAAAGGCGCGAAGACTAGAAAAAATATCGTATGACGAGATGCTCGAGATGGCGAGCCTTGGGGCCAAGGTTTTGCAAATACGCTCCGTGGAGCTTGCTCAGAAGTATAACGTGCCGATTCTCGTGAAATCATCTCTTATGGAAGGCGAAGGAACGCTCGTGTGTAAGGAGGACAAGGTCATGATGGAAAAGGTTGTCGTTTCGGGGGTTACCTACAGCAAGAACGAAATCAAGATTACCGTGAGCAGGGTTCCGGACAAACCCGGCATCGCATCAAAGATATTTAGTGCGCTCGCCGATGCAAATATCGTTGTCGATATGATCGTCCAGAACGT
This region includes:
- a CDS encoding aspartate kinase codes for the protein MLVVQKYGGTSVKDIERIRNVANKAIAYKKRGMDVIVVVSAMSGETDRLLNIAHDVAKFPDERELDVLISTGEQVTSALLAITLKEMGQDAISLQADQIPIVSDSSFGSARIARIESDNILTELKAGKIVVVPGFQGITEQGHITTLGRGGSDTTAVALAAALKADVCEIYTDVDGVYTTDPNICEKARRLEKISYDEMLEMASLGAKVLQIRSVELAQKYNVPILVKSSLMEGEGTLVCKEDKVMMEKVVVSGVTYSKNEIKITVSRVPDKPGIASKIFSALADANIVVDMIVQNVSHDKYNDITFTVVKADAKKALKITEEMAKGLDSVKVGLDEDIAKVSIVGLGMRSHAGIAAKMFTILANEGINIELISTSEIKISCVIESKYGELAVRALHKHFGLDAEEVKEET
- the tsaE gene encoding tRNA (adenosine(37)-N6)-threonylcarbamoyltransferase complex ATPase subunit type 1 TsaE — translated: MEKREFISRSPSETFDIGDRIGRQANRGEVYALYGELGSGKTHLVKGIARGMGVPDWEYVMSPSFAIMNLYEGTSVLCHVDLYRIEADEVHDLNLEEFLDTGIVVVEWADKGLPWNDNIEIQVEITGENERKIVMIKR